The sequence TACGAAGATGTCGACAAGGTAGTCTCGCACGGCGAAACCCGTTCCACAGTCATACTGCGTTGCGGATTACAGGTGGACATGCGTGCTGTCCCTGAAAAAAGTTATGGCTCCGCCCTGTGCTACCTTACCGGTTCCCAGGCTCATAATATAGAGTTGAGAAGGATAGCGAAAAATAATCGCCTTAAATTAAATGAATATGGCGTATTCCGGGCGCCTGGGCCGAAGAAAGAGGAATGGATAGCCGGACGGACCGAAGAAGAGGTGTATAAAAAGCTCGGCCTGCCGTATATAGAGCCGGAACTTCGCGAAGATCGCGGCGAGATAGAGGCGGCTAAAAAAGGCACGCTTCCCCATCTGATAACGCCCGGCGACATAAAAGGCGATCTACACGTCCATACGAATATTACCGACGGGCACAATACCCTGGAGGAGATGGTCCGCGCAGCCCGCGGCAAGGGGTATAAATATATAGGCATAACGGAGCATTCCCAGCATGTTAAAGTGGCGCACGGCCTTGACGAAAAGGCAACGCTGGAACGCATTAGGGAGCTCGAACGTTTTAATAATAAGATAAAGGGCATAACGATCCTCAAAGGCATGGAAGTCGATATTCTCGAGGATGGAAGGCTTGACCTGGAGGATAACGTCTTAAAAGAGCTGGACTTTACCGTATGCGCTGTTCATTATAAATTTAATCTGACTCTGGAGAAACAGACAGAGCGCATAATCCGCGCAATGGACAACCCTTATTTTCATATACTCGCCCACCCTACGGGCCGCCTCATCCACGAACGCGATCCTTATGAGGTGGATATGGATCGGATAATACTGGCGGCCAAGGATCGAGGCTGTATATTAGAACTAAACGGCCATCCTCTGCGGCTCGATCTCAATGATATACATTGTAAGCTTGCCAA is a genomic window of Candidatus Omnitrophota bacterium containing:
- the polX gene encoding DNA polymerase/3'-5' exonuclease PolX, which gives rise to MPVNNPDIARTFDKIADFLEIKGENIFRVRAYRNAALVIAGLGRSAADMAKDGEDFSRLPGIGKDLAAKIEEMVKTGRLKFLEKLEKDTPPGLIKMLSIQGLGPHRVKALYEKLRIKDIDGLKRAALAKKVRALEGFGEKTEETILREIERVKGVEGQMKLADAEEIALPLLEYIKKAKGVKKVVPAGSFRRAKESVRDLDILVTCDDCSNVMKRFIKYEDVDKVVSHGETRSTVILRCGLQVDMRAVPEKSYGSALCYLTGSQAHNIELRRIAKNNRLKLNEYGVFRAPGPKKEEWIAGRTEEEVYKKLGLPYIEPELREDRGEIEAAKKGTLPHLITPGDIKGDLHVHTNITDGHNTLEEMVRAARGKGYKYIGITEHSQHVKVAHGLDEKATLERIRELERFNNKIKGITILKGMEVDILEDGRLDLEDNVLKELDFTVCAVHYKFNLTLEKQTERIIRAMDNPYFHILAHPTGRLIHERDPYEVDMDRIILAAKDRGCILELNGHPLRLDLNDIHCKLAKESGVKIAISTDAHNAGDLGYMRFGVLQARRGWLEPKDIINTRSEPELRKLLKRK